In the genome of Geotrypetes seraphini chromosome 14, aGeoSer1.1, whole genome shotgun sequence, one region contains:
- the LINGO1 gene encoding leucine-rich repeat and immunoglobulin-like domain-containing nogo receptor-interacting protein 1 isoform X1 encodes MHRCSWPSREPAAGTFDTGGTRVKYRMIAGEVSMHNPILACWQPILLLVLGSILSGSATGCPPRCECSAQERSVLCHRKRFMAVPEGIPTETRLLDLGKNRIKTLNQDEFANYPHLEELELNENIISTIEPGAFYNLLNLRTLGLRSNRLKLIPLGVFTGLSNLTKLDISENKIVILLDYMFQDLYNLKSLEVGDNDLVYISQRAFSGLNSLEQLTLEKCNLTSIPTEALSHLHGLIVLRLRHLNINAIRDYSFKRLYRLKILEISQWPYLDTMTSNCLYGLNLTSLSIANCNLTSVPYVAVRHLVYLRFLNLSYNPIVTIEGSMLHDLLRLQEIHLVGGQLTTVEPYAFRGLNHLRILNVSGNLLTTLEESTFHSVGNLETLILDNNPLACDCRLLWVFRRRWRLNFNKHQPTCNTPEYVQGKEFKDFPDVLLPNYFTCRRAKIRDRKQQQIYVDEGHTVHFVCRADGDPPPAIMWQSPRKHVISSKTNGRLTVFPDGTLEVRYAQIQDHGTYLCIASNAGGNDTVLAHLHVRSYSPDWPHQPNKTFAFMSNQPNESDANSTRATVPFPFDIKTLIIATTMGFISFLGVVLFCLVLLFLWSRGKGNTKHNIEIEYVPRKSDAGISSADAPRKFNMKMM; translated from the coding sequence GTGAAATATAGGATGATCGCTGGGGAGGTGAGCATGCATAACCCAATCTTGGCCTGCTGGCAGCCGATCCTCCTCCTGGTTCTGGGATCCATCCTATCGGGTTCTGCTACCGGTTGCCCGCCACGTTGCGAGTGCTCTGCCCAGGAGCGTTCTGTGTTGTGCCATCGAAAGAGATTTATGGCTGTTCCTGAGGGCATTCCAACTGAGACACGGCTATTGGACTTGGGCAAAAACCGGATCAAAACCCTCAACCAGGATGAGTTTGCCAACTACCCTCACTTGGAAGAGTTGGAGCTGAATGAAAACATCATCAGCACCATTGAACCTGGGGCTTTCTACAATCTCCTCAACCTTAGGACTCTGGGTCTACGGAGCAACAGGCTCAAACTGATCCCACTGGGGGTGTTTACTGGGCTGAGCAATCTTACCAAGCTGGACATTAGTGAGAATAAGATTGTTATACTTTTGGACTACATGTTCCAGGACCTGTACAATCTGAAGTCCTTGGAAGTGGGAGACAATGATCTGGTCTACATATCCCAGCGAGCTTTCAGTGGTCTCAACAGTTTGGAACAGCTGACCTTAGAGAAATGCAACTTGACCTCCATCCCAACAGAGGCACTATCTCACCTGCATGGTCTGATTGTGTTGAGGCTTCGccatttaaatattaatgccaTTAGGGACTATTCCTTTAAGAGACTGTACAGGCTTAAAATCCTCGAGATATCTCAATGGCCCTATTTGGATACCATGACATCCAATTGTCTTTATGGACTCAACCTGACTTCCTTATCAATTGCCAATTGTAATCTAACTTCCGTTCCTTATGTGGCTGTGAGGCACTTAGTATATCTCAGATTCCTTAATTTGTCCTATAATCCCATCGTTACCATTGAAGGATCCATGCTACACGATCTGCTCAGACTGCAAGAGATCCATCTAGTTGGTGGACAGCTCACTACGGTAGAGCCCTATGCTTTCCGTGGTCTCAACCACTTGCGTATTCTTAATGTATCTGGTAACCTCCTGACCACTTTAGAGGAGTCAACTTTCCATTCTGTTGGAAACCTTGAGACACTTATTTTGGATAACAATCCCTTGGCCTGTGATTGCCGGCTGCTTTGGGTCTTCCGCCGTCGTTGGAGGTTGAACTTCAACAAGCATCAGCCTACCTGCAACACCCCTGAATATGTTCAGGGCAAAGAGTTTAAAGATTTCCCCGATGTGCTTCTTCCCAACTATTTCACTTGCCGCCGTGCAAAGATACGAGACCGAAAACAGCAACAGATCTATGTGGATGAAGGGCATACAGTGCATTTTGTTTGTCGGGCAGATGGTGATCCACCCCCTGCCATCATGTGGCAGTCCCCAAGGAAGCACGTCATCTCCAGCAAAACCAATGGGCGCCTCACTGTCTTCCCTGATGGCACCCTGGAGGTGCGCTATGCCCAGATCCAAGACCACGGTACATACCTATGCATTGCTAGTAATGCTGGGGGAAATGATACAGTCCTTGCCCACTTGCATGTTCGAAGCTACTCTCCTGACTGGCCCCACCAACCAAACAAAACCTTTGCTTTCATGTCTAACCAGCCCAATGAAAGCGATGCCAACAGTACACGTGCCACTGTGCCTTTCCCCTTTGACATCAAGACTCTAATTATCGCCACTACCATGGGATTTATCTCATTCCTTGGGGTAGTGTTGTTCTGCTTGGTGCTCCTGTTTCTGTGGAGTAGGGGGAAAGGTAACACAAAGCATAACATTGAAATTGAGTACGTTCCACGCAAGTCGGATGCAGGAATAAGCTCTGCTGATGCCCCTCGGAAATTCAACATGAAAATGATGTAA
- the LINGO1 gene encoding leucine-rich repeat and immunoglobulin-like domain-containing nogo receptor-interacting protein 1 isoform X2 produces MSRAFQNNAQVKYRMIAGEVSMHNPILACWQPILLLVLGSILSGSATGCPPRCECSAQERSVLCHRKRFMAVPEGIPTETRLLDLGKNRIKTLNQDEFANYPHLEELELNENIISTIEPGAFYNLLNLRTLGLRSNRLKLIPLGVFTGLSNLTKLDISENKIVILLDYMFQDLYNLKSLEVGDNDLVYISQRAFSGLNSLEQLTLEKCNLTSIPTEALSHLHGLIVLRLRHLNINAIRDYSFKRLYRLKILEISQWPYLDTMTSNCLYGLNLTSLSIANCNLTSVPYVAVRHLVYLRFLNLSYNPIVTIEGSMLHDLLRLQEIHLVGGQLTTVEPYAFRGLNHLRILNVSGNLLTTLEESTFHSVGNLETLILDNNPLACDCRLLWVFRRRWRLNFNKHQPTCNTPEYVQGKEFKDFPDVLLPNYFTCRRAKIRDRKQQQIYVDEGHTVHFVCRADGDPPPAIMWQSPRKHVISSKTNGRLTVFPDGTLEVRYAQIQDHGTYLCIASNAGGNDTVLAHLHVRSYSPDWPHQPNKTFAFMSNQPNESDANSTRATVPFPFDIKTLIIATTMGFISFLGVVLFCLVLLFLWSRGKGNTKHNIEIEYVPRKSDAGISSADAPRKFNMKMM; encoded by the coding sequence GTGAAATATAGGATGATCGCTGGGGAGGTGAGCATGCATAACCCAATCTTGGCCTGCTGGCAGCCGATCCTCCTCCTGGTTCTGGGATCCATCCTATCGGGTTCTGCTACCGGTTGCCCGCCACGTTGCGAGTGCTCTGCCCAGGAGCGTTCTGTGTTGTGCCATCGAAAGAGATTTATGGCTGTTCCTGAGGGCATTCCAACTGAGACACGGCTATTGGACTTGGGCAAAAACCGGATCAAAACCCTCAACCAGGATGAGTTTGCCAACTACCCTCACTTGGAAGAGTTGGAGCTGAATGAAAACATCATCAGCACCATTGAACCTGGGGCTTTCTACAATCTCCTCAACCTTAGGACTCTGGGTCTACGGAGCAACAGGCTCAAACTGATCCCACTGGGGGTGTTTACTGGGCTGAGCAATCTTACCAAGCTGGACATTAGTGAGAATAAGATTGTTATACTTTTGGACTACATGTTCCAGGACCTGTACAATCTGAAGTCCTTGGAAGTGGGAGACAATGATCTGGTCTACATATCCCAGCGAGCTTTCAGTGGTCTCAACAGTTTGGAACAGCTGACCTTAGAGAAATGCAACTTGACCTCCATCCCAACAGAGGCACTATCTCACCTGCATGGTCTGATTGTGTTGAGGCTTCGccatttaaatattaatgccaTTAGGGACTATTCCTTTAAGAGACTGTACAGGCTTAAAATCCTCGAGATATCTCAATGGCCCTATTTGGATACCATGACATCCAATTGTCTTTATGGACTCAACCTGACTTCCTTATCAATTGCCAATTGTAATCTAACTTCCGTTCCTTATGTGGCTGTGAGGCACTTAGTATATCTCAGATTCCTTAATTTGTCCTATAATCCCATCGTTACCATTGAAGGATCCATGCTACACGATCTGCTCAGACTGCAAGAGATCCATCTAGTTGGTGGACAGCTCACTACGGTAGAGCCCTATGCTTTCCGTGGTCTCAACCACTTGCGTATTCTTAATGTATCTGGTAACCTCCTGACCACTTTAGAGGAGTCAACTTTCCATTCTGTTGGAAACCTTGAGACACTTATTTTGGATAACAATCCCTTGGCCTGTGATTGCCGGCTGCTTTGGGTCTTCCGCCGTCGTTGGAGGTTGAACTTCAACAAGCATCAGCCTACCTGCAACACCCCTGAATATGTTCAGGGCAAAGAGTTTAAAGATTTCCCCGATGTGCTTCTTCCCAACTATTTCACTTGCCGCCGTGCAAAGATACGAGACCGAAAACAGCAACAGATCTATGTGGATGAAGGGCATACAGTGCATTTTGTTTGTCGGGCAGATGGTGATCCACCCCCTGCCATCATGTGGCAGTCCCCAAGGAAGCACGTCATCTCCAGCAAAACCAATGGGCGCCTCACTGTCTTCCCTGATGGCACCCTGGAGGTGCGCTATGCCCAGATCCAAGACCACGGTACATACCTATGCATTGCTAGTAATGCTGGGGGAAATGATACAGTCCTTGCCCACTTGCATGTTCGAAGCTACTCTCCTGACTGGCCCCACCAACCAAACAAAACCTTTGCTTTCATGTCTAACCAGCCCAATGAAAGCGATGCCAACAGTACACGTGCCACTGTGCCTTTCCCCTTTGACATCAAGACTCTAATTATCGCCACTACCATGGGATTTATCTCATTCCTTGGGGTAGTGTTGTTCTGCTTGGTGCTCCTGTTTCTGTGGAGTAGGGGGAAAGGTAACACAAAGCATAACATTGAAATTGAGTACGTTCCACGCAAGTCGGATGCAGGAATAAGCTCTGCTGATGCCCCTCGGAAATTCAACATGAAAATGATGTAA
- the LINGO1 gene encoding leucine-rich repeat and immunoglobulin-like domain-containing nogo receptor-interacting protein 1 isoform X4 — MIAGEVSMHNPILACWQPILLLVLGSILSGSATGCPPRCECSAQERSVLCHRKRFMAVPEGIPTETRLLDLGKNRIKTLNQDEFANYPHLEELELNENIISTIEPGAFYNLLNLRTLGLRSNRLKLIPLGVFTGLSNLTKLDISENKIVILLDYMFQDLYNLKSLEVGDNDLVYISQRAFSGLNSLEQLTLEKCNLTSIPTEALSHLHGLIVLRLRHLNINAIRDYSFKRLYRLKILEISQWPYLDTMTSNCLYGLNLTSLSIANCNLTSVPYVAVRHLVYLRFLNLSYNPIVTIEGSMLHDLLRLQEIHLVGGQLTTVEPYAFRGLNHLRILNVSGNLLTTLEESTFHSVGNLETLILDNNPLACDCRLLWVFRRRWRLNFNKHQPTCNTPEYVQGKEFKDFPDVLLPNYFTCRRAKIRDRKQQQIYVDEGHTVHFVCRADGDPPPAIMWQSPRKHVISSKTNGRLTVFPDGTLEVRYAQIQDHGTYLCIASNAGGNDTVLAHLHVRSYSPDWPHQPNKTFAFMSNQPNESDANSTRATVPFPFDIKTLIIATTMGFISFLGVVLFCLVLLFLWSRGKGNTKHNIEIEYVPRKSDAGISSADAPRKFNMKMM, encoded by the coding sequence ATGATCGCTGGGGAGGTGAGCATGCATAACCCAATCTTGGCCTGCTGGCAGCCGATCCTCCTCCTGGTTCTGGGATCCATCCTATCGGGTTCTGCTACCGGTTGCCCGCCACGTTGCGAGTGCTCTGCCCAGGAGCGTTCTGTGTTGTGCCATCGAAAGAGATTTATGGCTGTTCCTGAGGGCATTCCAACTGAGACACGGCTATTGGACTTGGGCAAAAACCGGATCAAAACCCTCAACCAGGATGAGTTTGCCAACTACCCTCACTTGGAAGAGTTGGAGCTGAATGAAAACATCATCAGCACCATTGAACCTGGGGCTTTCTACAATCTCCTCAACCTTAGGACTCTGGGTCTACGGAGCAACAGGCTCAAACTGATCCCACTGGGGGTGTTTACTGGGCTGAGCAATCTTACCAAGCTGGACATTAGTGAGAATAAGATTGTTATACTTTTGGACTACATGTTCCAGGACCTGTACAATCTGAAGTCCTTGGAAGTGGGAGACAATGATCTGGTCTACATATCCCAGCGAGCTTTCAGTGGTCTCAACAGTTTGGAACAGCTGACCTTAGAGAAATGCAACTTGACCTCCATCCCAACAGAGGCACTATCTCACCTGCATGGTCTGATTGTGTTGAGGCTTCGccatttaaatattaatgccaTTAGGGACTATTCCTTTAAGAGACTGTACAGGCTTAAAATCCTCGAGATATCTCAATGGCCCTATTTGGATACCATGACATCCAATTGTCTTTATGGACTCAACCTGACTTCCTTATCAATTGCCAATTGTAATCTAACTTCCGTTCCTTATGTGGCTGTGAGGCACTTAGTATATCTCAGATTCCTTAATTTGTCCTATAATCCCATCGTTACCATTGAAGGATCCATGCTACACGATCTGCTCAGACTGCAAGAGATCCATCTAGTTGGTGGACAGCTCACTACGGTAGAGCCCTATGCTTTCCGTGGTCTCAACCACTTGCGTATTCTTAATGTATCTGGTAACCTCCTGACCACTTTAGAGGAGTCAACTTTCCATTCTGTTGGAAACCTTGAGACACTTATTTTGGATAACAATCCCTTGGCCTGTGATTGCCGGCTGCTTTGGGTCTTCCGCCGTCGTTGGAGGTTGAACTTCAACAAGCATCAGCCTACCTGCAACACCCCTGAATATGTTCAGGGCAAAGAGTTTAAAGATTTCCCCGATGTGCTTCTTCCCAACTATTTCACTTGCCGCCGTGCAAAGATACGAGACCGAAAACAGCAACAGATCTATGTGGATGAAGGGCATACAGTGCATTTTGTTTGTCGGGCAGATGGTGATCCACCCCCTGCCATCATGTGGCAGTCCCCAAGGAAGCACGTCATCTCCAGCAAAACCAATGGGCGCCTCACTGTCTTCCCTGATGGCACCCTGGAGGTGCGCTATGCCCAGATCCAAGACCACGGTACATACCTATGCATTGCTAGTAATGCTGGGGGAAATGATACAGTCCTTGCCCACTTGCATGTTCGAAGCTACTCTCCTGACTGGCCCCACCAACCAAACAAAACCTTTGCTTTCATGTCTAACCAGCCCAATGAAAGCGATGCCAACAGTACACGTGCCACTGTGCCTTTCCCCTTTGACATCAAGACTCTAATTATCGCCACTACCATGGGATTTATCTCATTCCTTGGGGTAGTGTTGTTCTGCTTGGTGCTCCTGTTTCTGTGGAGTAGGGGGAAAGGTAACACAAAGCATAACATTGAAATTGAGTACGTTCCACGCAAGTCGGATGCAGGAATAAGCTCTGCTGATGCCCCTCGGAAATTCAACATGAAAATGATGTAA
- the LINGO1 gene encoding leucine-rich repeat and immunoglobulin-like domain-containing nogo receptor-interacting protein 1 isoform X3: protein MQVKYRMIAGEVSMHNPILACWQPILLLVLGSILSGSATGCPPRCECSAQERSVLCHRKRFMAVPEGIPTETRLLDLGKNRIKTLNQDEFANYPHLEELELNENIISTIEPGAFYNLLNLRTLGLRSNRLKLIPLGVFTGLSNLTKLDISENKIVILLDYMFQDLYNLKSLEVGDNDLVYISQRAFSGLNSLEQLTLEKCNLTSIPTEALSHLHGLIVLRLRHLNINAIRDYSFKRLYRLKILEISQWPYLDTMTSNCLYGLNLTSLSIANCNLTSVPYVAVRHLVYLRFLNLSYNPIVTIEGSMLHDLLRLQEIHLVGGQLTTVEPYAFRGLNHLRILNVSGNLLTTLEESTFHSVGNLETLILDNNPLACDCRLLWVFRRRWRLNFNKHQPTCNTPEYVQGKEFKDFPDVLLPNYFTCRRAKIRDRKQQQIYVDEGHTVHFVCRADGDPPPAIMWQSPRKHVISSKTNGRLTVFPDGTLEVRYAQIQDHGTYLCIASNAGGNDTVLAHLHVRSYSPDWPHQPNKTFAFMSNQPNESDANSTRATVPFPFDIKTLIIATTMGFISFLGVVLFCLVLLFLWSRGKGNTKHNIEIEYVPRKSDAGISSADAPRKFNMKMM, encoded by the coding sequence GTGAAATATAGGATGATCGCTGGGGAGGTGAGCATGCATAACCCAATCTTGGCCTGCTGGCAGCCGATCCTCCTCCTGGTTCTGGGATCCATCCTATCGGGTTCTGCTACCGGTTGCCCGCCACGTTGCGAGTGCTCTGCCCAGGAGCGTTCTGTGTTGTGCCATCGAAAGAGATTTATGGCTGTTCCTGAGGGCATTCCAACTGAGACACGGCTATTGGACTTGGGCAAAAACCGGATCAAAACCCTCAACCAGGATGAGTTTGCCAACTACCCTCACTTGGAAGAGTTGGAGCTGAATGAAAACATCATCAGCACCATTGAACCTGGGGCTTTCTACAATCTCCTCAACCTTAGGACTCTGGGTCTACGGAGCAACAGGCTCAAACTGATCCCACTGGGGGTGTTTACTGGGCTGAGCAATCTTACCAAGCTGGACATTAGTGAGAATAAGATTGTTATACTTTTGGACTACATGTTCCAGGACCTGTACAATCTGAAGTCCTTGGAAGTGGGAGACAATGATCTGGTCTACATATCCCAGCGAGCTTTCAGTGGTCTCAACAGTTTGGAACAGCTGACCTTAGAGAAATGCAACTTGACCTCCATCCCAACAGAGGCACTATCTCACCTGCATGGTCTGATTGTGTTGAGGCTTCGccatttaaatattaatgccaTTAGGGACTATTCCTTTAAGAGACTGTACAGGCTTAAAATCCTCGAGATATCTCAATGGCCCTATTTGGATACCATGACATCCAATTGTCTTTATGGACTCAACCTGACTTCCTTATCAATTGCCAATTGTAATCTAACTTCCGTTCCTTATGTGGCTGTGAGGCACTTAGTATATCTCAGATTCCTTAATTTGTCCTATAATCCCATCGTTACCATTGAAGGATCCATGCTACACGATCTGCTCAGACTGCAAGAGATCCATCTAGTTGGTGGACAGCTCACTACGGTAGAGCCCTATGCTTTCCGTGGTCTCAACCACTTGCGTATTCTTAATGTATCTGGTAACCTCCTGACCACTTTAGAGGAGTCAACTTTCCATTCTGTTGGAAACCTTGAGACACTTATTTTGGATAACAATCCCTTGGCCTGTGATTGCCGGCTGCTTTGGGTCTTCCGCCGTCGTTGGAGGTTGAACTTCAACAAGCATCAGCCTACCTGCAACACCCCTGAATATGTTCAGGGCAAAGAGTTTAAAGATTTCCCCGATGTGCTTCTTCCCAACTATTTCACTTGCCGCCGTGCAAAGATACGAGACCGAAAACAGCAACAGATCTATGTGGATGAAGGGCATACAGTGCATTTTGTTTGTCGGGCAGATGGTGATCCACCCCCTGCCATCATGTGGCAGTCCCCAAGGAAGCACGTCATCTCCAGCAAAACCAATGGGCGCCTCACTGTCTTCCCTGATGGCACCCTGGAGGTGCGCTATGCCCAGATCCAAGACCACGGTACATACCTATGCATTGCTAGTAATGCTGGGGGAAATGATACAGTCCTTGCCCACTTGCATGTTCGAAGCTACTCTCCTGACTGGCCCCACCAACCAAACAAAACCTTTGCTTTCATGTCTAACCAGCCCAATGAAAGCGATGCCAACAGTACACGTGCCACTGTGCCTTTCCCCTTTGACATCAAGACTCTAATTATCGCCACTACCATGGGATTTATCTCATTCCTTGGGGTAGTGTTGTTCTGCTTGGTGCTCCTGTTTCTGTGGAGTAGGGGGAAAGGTAACACAAAGCATAACATTGAAATTGAGTACGTTCCACGCAAGTCGGATGCAGGAATAAGCTCTGCTGATGCCCCTCGGAAATTCAACATGAAAATGATGTAA